TGTCTGGTCTTCACTGAGGGGGGAGGTGCCGCCACCGAATACGGCCTCCGGCCTGTTTTCGAGCCAGGTCTGGTCGGCATAGGCGCTGACTTGAGGCTTCAGGCGTGCTGCTGCCCCCGTCCCCGCCCATTCGGCCGAGGATTGTCTCGCCCTGGCGATGCGCATGTCATAACCCCGGGAGGCGATCACCCCCAGCCCGTCCGCAATAGTCAGGGTCTGGGCTTGTAAAAGCTGTGGAACACAAATAACGGCCATCATCAGAAGACAGGAAATTGCCCTGGATGCAGGAGTCAGGTAATGGAAGATACTTTTCATCCTTCTTCCTTCTCCCTCCCAGTGAAGTGGCCCTGGTTTCTTTTTGTCATCATTTGCCCTTCCTCGCGATCCCGTGCAGAAAGATCTCTACAAGGGAAGTTACGGTGTGCCCGATCTTCTCGTCGCTTATCTCCCTTTTCATGATGATCGATTCGTACATGAAGGTCATGACCAGGGCCCTCAGAAAGCATCTGGCCGCGAAATCCATATCGATGGGGAGAACCTCGCCCCGGTCCTTCCTTTCATCGAGATAGCTTTTGAGGACCTCCCCGATATCGACGATCATCTGCTGGTAGATGGAGCGGACCTTCTCGGGATAATGGGTCATCTCGGAAAAAAGGATCTGGAGAAGGGGACGCCTTTCCCGGAGTGTTTCGAGGAGTTTTACCCCGATCGTTTTGAGCCCCTCGGCCAGGGGCATCTCGATCACGTCCCCGATGAGGTGCCGAATCCTGGGAAGGAAGGTGTAGGTCTTGAGCA
This sequence is a window from bacterium. Protein-coding genes within it:
- a CDS encoding TetR/AcrR family transcriptional regulator; this translates as MHQKRDETRAKLLEATYRLISEKGYMGATTREIAAMAGVSELTLFRKFGRKELLFEEMLKTYTFLPRIRHLIGDVIEMPLAEGLKTIGVKLLETLRERRPLLQILFSEMTHYPEKVRSIYQQMIVDIGEVLKSYLDERKDRGEVLPIDMDFAARCFLRALVMTFMYESIIMKREISDEKIGHTVTSLVEIFLHGIARKGK